Proteins from a genomic interval of Desulfovibrio aminophilus DSM 12254:
- a CDS encoding site-2 protease family protein: MPEFLADKIVTVSILAVPLLLALVCHELAHGLAAYALGDPTARRAGRLTLNPLRHLDPLGTVVFFIANIGWAKPVPVDPRFFKNPLKGMLLVALAGPGANFLLAVLFAVLYHALLPWAVAHQAGALGTVLVPLTLISQAGVFVNLVLGTFNLLPVPPLDGSNILAGVLPRHLAYRYLSFGRYGVFVILAAILLGDLLDINLLGRILLPVVETGSRLLRVPLTF; this comes from the coding sequence ATGCCTGAGTTCCTCGCCGACAAGATCGTCACCGTCAGCATCCTCGCCGTTCCCCTGCTCCTGGCCCTGGTCTGCCACGAACTGGCCCACGGTCTGGCGGCCTACGCCCTCGGCGACCCCACGGCCCGGCGGGCCGGACGCCTGACGCTCAATCCCCTGCGCCACCTGGACCCCCTGGGCACGGTGGTCTTCTTCATCGCCAACATCGGCTGGGCCAAGCCCGTGCCCGTGGACCCGCGTTTCTTCAAGAATCCGCTCAAGGGCATGCTCCTGGTGGCCCTGGCCGGGCCGGGGGCCAACTTCCTCCTGGCCGTGCTCTTCGCCGTGCTCTACCACGCGCTCCTGCCCTGGGCCGTGGCGCACCAGGCCGGAGCCCTGGGCACGGTCCTGGTGCCGCTGACGCTCATTTCCCAGGCCGGGGTCTTCGTGAACCTCGTGCTCGGAACCTTCAACCTGCTGCCCGTGCCGCCCCTGGACGGCAGCAACATCCTGGCCGGAGTTCTGCCCCGGCACCTGGCCTACCGCTACCTCTCCTTCGGCCGTTACGGGGTGTTCGTCATCCTGGCGGCGATCCTCCTGGGCGACCTTCTGGACATCAACCTCCTGGGCCGGATTCTCCTGCCCGTGGTGGAGACCGGCTCCCGTCTCCTGCGGGTGCCCCTGACCTTCTAA
- a CDS encoding response regulator has protein sequence MNKPKILVVDDEKHIRMLYQEELQVEGYDVAVSDGEEPILDVVEREKPLIVVLDIKLGVNRSGLDLLQEIRGRHQDLPVILSTAYDSFQHDLKSIAADFYVVKSVDLTELKNKVKLALAKAGA, from the coding sequence ATGAACAAGCCCAAGATTCTCGTCGTGGACGACGAAAAGCATATCCGGATGCTCTACCAGGAAGAGTTGCAGGTGGAGGGCTACGACGTGGCCGTGTCCGACGGGGAGGAGCCCATCCTGGACGTGGTGGAGCGGGAGAAGCCGCTCATCGTGGTCCTGGACATCAAGCTCGGCGTCAACCGCTCCGGACTGGACCTTCTGCAGGAAATCCGGGGCAGGCATCAGGATCTGCCCGTGATCCTGTCCACGGCCTACGACAGCTTCCAGCACGACCTGAAGTCCATCGCGGCCGACTTCTACGTGGTCAAGTCGGTGGACCTCACGGAACTGAAGAACAAGGTCAAGCTGGCCCTGGCCAAGGCCGGGGCCTGA
- a CDS encoding ATP-binding protein, with protein MKCRRCKAEAEVALPSHNTAFCRDCFLLYFSRQVDHAIRRHAMFTRADRVLVALSGGKDSLSLMLELANLGYSATGLHVDLGIPVSSERARRRVEDFCAMHGLDLKVVELAAEGLAIPEVKEAVYRPVCSICGKIKRHYFNRMALEGGYTALATGHNLDDEVARLFANTLRWDEAYLSDQGPCLPDEGGFARKVKPLYRLSEFETAAYAFLRGIEHHKDACPYSPGASFTSHKKLWGELEWKSPGSKVSFYEGFLERGRPAFADRDREKGFELRPCASCGSPTSQELCGVCRVRAAVAERRGG; from the coding sequence ATGAAATGCCGACGCTGCAAGGCCGAGGCCGAGGTGGCCCTGCCCAGCCACAACACGGCCTTCTGCCGCGACTGCTTCCTGCTCTACTTCAGCCGCCAGGTGGACCACGCCATCCGCCGCCACGCCATGTTCACCCGCGCCGACCGGGTGCTGGTGGCGCTCTCCGGCGGCAAGGACTCCCTCTCGCTCATGCTGGAACTGGCCAACCTGGGTTACTCGGCCACGGGCCTGCACGTGGACCTGGGCATCCCGGTGTCCTCGGAACGCGCCCGCAGGCGGGTGGAGGACTTCTGCGCCATGCACGGCCTGGACCTGAAGGTGGTGGAGCTGGCGGCCGAGGGCCTGGCCATCCCGGAGGTCAAGGAGGCCGTGTACCGGCCCGTGTGCTCCATCTGCGGCAAGATCAAGCGCCACTATTTCAACCGCATGGCCCTGGAGGGCGGCTACACGGCCCTGGCCACCGGCCACAACCTGGACGACGAGGTGGCCCGGCTGTTCGCCAACACCCTGCGCTGGGACGAGGCCTACCTCTCGGACCAGGGCCCCTGTCTGCCGGACGAGGGCGGCTTCGCGCGCAAGGTCAAGCCGCTCTACCGGCTCTCGGAGTTCGAGACGGCGGCCTACGCCTTTCTGCGTGGCATCGAGCACCACAAGGACGCCTGCCCCTACAGTCCGGGCGCCAGCTTCACGAGCCACAAGAAGCTCTGGGGCGAACTGGAGTGGAAGAGTCCGGGCAGCAAGGTCTCGTTCTACGAGGGATTCCTGGAGCGCGGGCGGCCCGCCTTCGCGGACCGGGACCGGGAGAAGGGCTTCGAGCTGCGGCCCTGCGCCTCCTGCGGCTCGCCCACGTCCCAGGAACTCTGCGGCGTCTGCCGGGTGCGCGCGGCCGTGGCGGAGCGGCGGGGCGGCTGA
- a CDS encoding glycosyltransferase family 2 protein, with the protein MSGPKVSVALPCFNCAATLPAALDSLLAQTLGEIEILAVDDGSTDDTADVLRDYARRDGRVRPLTLPHGGIVPALNAALAAARAPLAARMDADDLCMPERLEVQARLLDERPELGLVGCRVRFGGDRAARGGYAHYVDWINGLTAPGDIYVNRFVESPFAHPSIVFRRELADRLGPYRAGPFPEDYELILRFLEAGVRMAKAEVELLVWNDPPERLSRNHPSYAVDAFYRLKTGFLARWLARNNPHHPDVLVLGAGRTTRKRADLLLEHGVNIVAYADIDPRKIGRAVNGRPVLHRDQLPPAGECFCLSYVGSRGARDDIAAFLKSRGWEKGRDCLMVG; encoded by the coding sequence GTGTCCGGCCCGAAGGTCTCCGTGGCCCTGCCGTGCTTCAACTGCGCGGCCACGCTCCCGGCGGCCCTGGACAGCCTCCTGGCCCAGACCCTGGGCGAAATCGAAATCCTGGCCGTGGACGACGGCTCCACGGACGACACGGCCGACGTGCTGCGGGACTATGCCCGCCGCGACGGCCGGGTGCGGCCGCTGACGCTGCCCCACGGCGGCATCGTGCCCGCGTTGAACGCCGCCCTGGCGGCGGCCCGGGCCCCCCTGGCGGCGCGCATGGACGCCGACGACCTCTGTATGCCCGAGCGTCTGGAGGTCCAGGCCCGGCTGCTGGACGAGCGGCCGGAGCTGGGGCTCGTGGGCTGCCGGGTGCGCTTCGGCGGGGACCGCGCGGCCCGGGGCGGCTACGCCCACTATGTGGACTGGATCAACGGCCTGACCGCGCCCGGCGACATCTACGTGAACCGCTTCGTGGAGTCGCCTTTCGCCCATCCCTCCATCGTCTTCCGCCGCGAATTGGCCGATCGTCTGGGCCCTTATCGCGCGGGCCCGTTCCCCGAGGACTACGAGCTGATCCTGCGCTTCCTGGAGGCCGGGGTGCGCATGGCCAAGGCCGAGGTCGAGCTGCTGGTCTGGAACGACCCGCCGGAGCGGCTTTCGCGCAACCACCCGAGCTACGCCGTGGACGCCTTCTACCGGCTCAAGACCGGCTTCCTGGCCCGCTGGCTGGCCCGCAACAACCCGCACCACCCGGACGTGCTCGTGCTCGGCGCGGGCCGCACCACCCGCAAGCGCGCGGACCTGCTCCTGGAGCACGGGGTGAACATCGTCGCCTACGCGGACATCGATCCGCGCAAGATCGGCCGGGCGGTCAACGGCAGGCCGGTGCTCCACCGCGACCAACTCCCGCCCGCCGGAGAATGCTTCTGCCTGTCCTACGTGGGCAGCAGGGGGGCAAGGGACGACATCGCGGCGTTCCTGAAAAGCCGGGGATGGGAAAAGGGCAGGGATTGTTTGATGGTTGGGTAG
- a CDS encoding GIY-YIG nuclease family protein, with translation MDLLAMLSELNFLETKKIYNRPSIVDFFHNRSRCGIYLLHFSDGTYYIGQAIDIPRRYTQHRKKHNDITHISFKNVKNDDLNSYEAEAIRKFESKFQLRNISLASAPAMDADLDELLHPDRQSEWLEEKIPSVIFKKRIVDKTLRSKYSLRFCDLKRNSFFIEQILPVLKKYVSICIPEPYLTEISFWGSSCLPAHESTTTIEIYSRINMYWQEVFTVGQMLEQKLPLFSWHLSKKIIASHLGENFKSTFKTYKTIEFDDHYYESGGFDQFAVYIYDTDEAMLLLDNNSIIEAIKNFNLRCMRKGAHIHAPYHCMDLADLILP, from the coding sequence ATGGACTTATTAGCAATGCTATCTGAGCTAAACTTTTTGGAAACAAAAAAAATTTACAATAGGCCATCGATTGTTGATTTTTTTCATAATAGAAGCAGATGTGGAATTTACTTACTTCATTTTTCAGACGGCACATACTACATAGGACAGGCGATTGACATCCCAAGAAGATACACACAACACAGAAAAAAGCATAATGACATTACTCATATTTCATTTAAGAATGTTAAAAATGATGATTTAAACTCCTATGAGGCAGAAGCTATAAGAAAATTTGAATCAAAATTTCAACTAAGAAATATAAGCCTCGCAAGTGCTCCAGCAATGGACGCAGATTTAGATGAGCTTCTTCATCCGGACAGGCAATCAGAATGGCTGGAAGAAAAAATCCCTTCAGTAATATTTAAAAAACGCATCGTTGACAAAACGTTACGATCAAAGTATTCACTTCGCTTCTGTGATCTTAAAAGAAATTCTTTCTTCATTGAACAGATACTTCCAGTTTTAAAAAAATACGTCAGCATTTGCATACCTGAGCCTTATCTGACGGAAATCTCATTTTGGGGCTCATCCTGCTTGCCTGCCCATGAAAGCACAACAACAATCGAAATATATTCGAGAATAAATATGTATTGGCAAGAGGTTTTTACCGTTGGGCAAATGCTCGAACAAAAATTGCCTCTTTTCTCCTGGCATTTATCAAAAAAGATAATTGCCTCACATCTTGGAGAAAATTTTAAATCCACATTCAAAACCTATAAAACCATCGAATTCGACGACCACTACTACGAATCAGGCGGATTCGATCAGTTCGCCGTATATATATACGACACAGATGAGGCGATGCTGTTGCTTGATAACAACTCGATCATTGAAGCAATAAAGAATTTCAACCTGAGGTGCATGCGCAAGGGGGCACACATCCACGCCCCCTACCACTGCATGGATTTGGCAGATTTAATTTTACCGTAG
- the mltG gene encoding endolytic transglycosylase MltG encodes MAGPGKLTTSPRVLVPLCTALAGVFILAWALWFARSFMEPAAPLLPSGQEVVFRVNPGSTLRAVSRDLAEQGLLRSARSFESLARDADKAQSVRAGEYLLVSGWSPERILKELTESPGILLRVQVREGLSWRETARAVDDSGAAAGEEFRKAAFDPGLLARNEIPSDSPEGYLFPETYLVSKVSGDNGRVLAEAMFKEFRKNARKVWPNGLPAPEELRRLVILASLVEKESGDLSERARVAGVFMNRLRLGMRLQSDPTVIYGLGQDYDGDLTRAHLEDGANPYNTYRISGLPPGPICSPGLISLQAAADPEQHGFLYFVGKGDGTHFFSKSLEEHNAAVAKYQLRRNRATYRSTPAQN; translated from the coding sequence ATGGCTGGACCGGGCAAGCTGACCACCTCGCCCCGGGTTCTCGTCCCGCTCTGCACGGCCCTGGCCGGGGTCTTCATCCTGGCCTGGGCGCTCTGGTTCGCGCGCTCCTTCATGGAACCCGCCGCGCCGCTGCTTCCCTCCGGCCAGGAAGTGGTCTTCCGGGTCAATCCCGGCTCCACCCTGCGGGCCGTGTCCCGCGACCTCGCGGAGCAGGGCCTGTTGCGCAGCGCCCGGAGCTTCGAGTCCCTGGCCCGCGACGCGGACAAGGCCCAGTCCGTCCGCGCCGGGGAATACCTGCTCGTCTCGGGCTGGAGCCCGGAACGCATCCTCAAGGAACTCACCGAGTCCCCGGGCATCCTCCTGCGCGTGCAGGTGCGCGAGGGCCTGTCCTGGCGGGAGACGGCCCGGGCCGTGGACGATTCCGGCGCGGCCGCGGGCGAGGAATTCCGCAAGGCGGCCTTCGACCCCGGCCTGCTGGCGAGGAACGAGATCCCCTCGGATTCGCCCGAGGGCTACCTTTTCCCCGAGACCTACCTCGTGTCCAAGGTCTCCGGCGACAACGGCCGCGTGCTGGCCGAGGCCATGTTCAAGGAGTTCCGCAAGAACGCCCGCAAGGTCTGGCCGAACGGCCTGCCCGCGCCGGAGGAACTGCGGCGACTGGTGATCCTGGCCTCCCTGGTGGAAAAGGAATCCGGCGACCTGAGCGAACGGGCCCGCGTGGCCGGGGTCTTCATGAACCGCCTGCGCCTGGGGATGCGCCTGCAATCCGACCCCACGGTGATCTACGGCCTGGGCCAGGACTACGACGGCGACCTGACCCGCGCGCACCTGGAGGACGGGGCCAACCCCTACAACACCTACCGCATCTCCGGCCTGCCGCCGGGCCCCATCTGCTCGCCGGGCCTGATCTCGCTCCAGGCGGCGGCCGACCCGGAACAACACGGCTTCCTCTACTTCGTGGGCAAGGGCGACGGCACGCACTTCTTCAGCAAAAGCCTGGAGGAACACAACGCGGCCGTGGCCAAGTACCAACTGCGCCGCAACCGGGCCACCTACCGGAGCACCCCGGCCCAGAACTGA
- the ruvX gene encoding Holliday junction resolvase RuvX, which translates to MRVLAVDFGLKRVGLAVCDPQGILASPLPALHRDGRDQFFADLLAVIAAQGVQAVVVGLPLALDGSETLTTRQARNFAESLRRRLTIPVHFEDERLTSAAAEEELKEAGLCARKRKEHLDSQAAVQILRSWLDRAS; encoded by the coding sequence GTGCGCGTGCTGGCCGTGGACTTCGGGCTCAAGCGCGTGGGCCTCGCGGTGTGCGACCCCCAGGGCATCCTGGCCTCGCCGCTGCCCGCCCTCCATCGCGACGGCCGCGACCAATTCTTCGCCGACCTGTTGGCCGTGATCGCGGCCCAGGGCGTCCAGGCCGTGGTCGTCGGCCTGCCCCTGGCCCTGGACGGTTCCGAAACCCTGACCACGCGCCAGGCCCGCAACTTCGCGGAAAGCCTGCGTCGCCGCCTGACCATCCCCGTGCATTTCGAGGACGAACGCCTGACCTCGGCGGCCGCCGAGGAGGAGCTGAAGGAGGCCGGCCTGTGCGCCCGGAAACGGAAAGAACACCTGGACAGCCAGGCGGCGGTCCAGATCCTGCGGTCATGGCTGGACCGGGCAAGCTGA
- a CDS encoding FAD-binding and (Fe-S)-binding domain-containing protein: MPQLGPHISVSDEQLVSRVFGLVDLEGYAQWPADVRDLAAGLAAELFLVRYNPFVDPDLVRESVKRRLNIARPTLSGEYPTILNIAVRHFWEQFDADAAFKKTLHERLKALLPAECIGAAPNTLVECATDATDLRLELPQFVLFPETPEQIQAVVRLANEMGFAIIPRGGGTGLTGGAIPMHIRAVVLSLARFKRITDIDPDTMVLCAQAGVITLDAIKAAAEQNLLFTVDPASKAASSLGGNISENSGGPFAFEYGTTIDNILSYRMVLPTGDLVEIRRKDHPRHKIFENETATFEVFDDKGALLETIALNGADIRGKGLGKDVSNKFLGGLPGVQKEGVDGVIVDCCFVLHPKPAHSRVLCLEFYGRSMRNAMFVIKDIVGLRDTIREQGDLVKISALEEWGPKYVQAIEYKKKSTELEGDPISVLLVQLDSDDEDALEQAVRALLAIAQPYEGVDIFAARDEKEAEHFWEDRHKLSAIAKRTSGFKINEDVVIPLGVIPQFSDFLENLNLIYLAKRYRKALLQVRELPGMAFDDPAVDAALERALSILKKKTTTADISEEEFQAEIRYFFQELRDEHPKLDREIEALYEEIKARRIAIASHMHAGDGNCHVNIPVNSNDAEMLAQAHEAARDVFEKVLELNGEVSGEHGIGITKIAYLSEEKIKALRAYKAKVDPRNVLNPAKLTERKLPGEPYTFSFNRLIQDLDKTALKDKEQLIALLRNIQTCTRCGKCKQVCPMFQPQRGLLFHPRNKNISLGALMEAIYYSQIQRGEPDPGLLAELRRIMEHCTACGKCTAVCPIKIDSAGAALQIRSFLEYKGQGGHPIKTKVLTMLARDPSGRLPKVAKALSLGQTAANRVLGLVPGAMLRGMKSPLFQSQGPHVDFTSLADELKLDQGFILKRPNAAPEDTVLYFPGCGAGLFSHSIGLATLFLLLRSGANVVLPPRHLCCGYPLLAAGCQEAYQANRHRTLTELLDVLVATGKAGLMATTLITACGTCRESLETYEFARELAAPPRHLDAMQYLLERLPGPFPAGEELLYHAACHAEWTGVSKVKAAESYRQALAGMLGTRVSLSPGCCGESGMGALTSPEIYNRLRARKKEQLDKDLEGADRKRPILVGCPSCKIGIRRSLIQMKRHNPVLHATEYVAQAVGGPKWRRALKKMLDGAERRGKTLIVE; this comes from the coding sequence ATGCCTCAATTAGGACCCCATATTTCCGTTTCCGACGAACAGCTCGTAAGCCGCGTCTTCGGCCTTGTCGATCTGGAAGGATACGCCCAGTGGCCCGCCGACGTGCGCGACTTGGCCGCCGGTCTTGCCGCCGAACTCTTCCTGGTGCGCTACAACCCTTTCGTGGACCCCGATCTGGTGCGCGAGAGCGTCAAGCGCCGCCTGAACATCGCCCGACCGACCCTCTCCGGCGAGTACCCGACCATCCTGAACATCGCCGTGCGCCATTTCTGGGAACAGTTCGACGCCGACGCGGCCTTCAAGAAGACCCTGCACGAGCGGCTCAAGGCCCTGCTGCCCGCCGAATGCATCGGCGCCGCACCGAACACCCTGGTGGAATGCGCCACGGACGCCACGGACCTGCGCCTGGAGCTGCCCCAGTTCGTGCTCTTCCCCGAGACCCCGGAACAGATCCAGGCCGTGGTGCGCCTGGCCAACGAAATGGGTTTCGCCATCATCCCCCGGGGCGGCGGCACGGGCCTCACCGGCGGGGCCATCCCCATGCACATCCGGGCCGTGGTCCTCTCCCTGGCCCGCTTCAAGCGGATCACCGACATCGACCCGGACACCATGGTGCTCTGCGCCCAGGCCGGCGTGATCACCCTGGACGCCATCAAGGCCGCCGCCGAGCAGAACCTGCTCTTCACCGTGGACCCGGCCTCCAAGGCCGCCTCCAGCCTGGGCGGGAACATTTCCGAGAACTCCGGCGGGCCGTTCGCCTTCGAGTACGGCACGACCATCGACAACATCCTCTCCTACCGCATGGTCCTGCCCACGGGCGACCTGGTGGAGATCCGCCGCAAGGACCATCCGCGCCACAAAATCTTCGAGAACGAGACCGCGACCTTCGAGGTCTTCGATGATAAAGGCGCGCTGCTCGAAACCATCGCGCTGAACGGCGCGGACATCCGCGGCAAGGGTCTGGGCAAGGACGTCTCCAACAAGTTCCTCGGCGGCCTGCCCGGGGTGCAGAAGGAAGGCGTGGACGGCGTCATCGTGGATTGCTGCTTCGTGCTCCATCCCAAGCCCGCCCATTCCCGCGTGCTCTGCCTCGAGTTCTACGGCCGCTCCATGCGCAACGCCATGTTCGTGATCAAGGATATCGTGGGCCTGCGGGACACCATCCGCGAACAGGGCGACCTGGTGAAGATTTCGGCTCTGGAGGAATGGGGCCCCAAGTACGTCCAGGCCATCGAGTACAAGAAGAAATCCACCGAGTTGGAGGGCGATCCCATCTCCGTGCTCCTGGTCCAGCTCGACTCGGACGACGAGGACGCCCTGGAGCAGGCCGTGCGGGCCTTGCTGGCCATTGCCCAACCGTACGAGGGCGTGGACATCTTCGCCGCCCGCGACGAGAAGGAGGCCGAGCACTTCTGGGAGGACCGCCACAAGCTCTCGGCCATCGCCAAACGGACCTCAGGGTTCAAGATCAACGAGGACGTCGTCATCCCCCTGGGGGTCATCCCCCAGTTCTCGGACTTCCTGGAGAACCTGAATCTCATCTACCTGGCCAAGCGCTACCGCAAGGCCCTGCTCCAGGTGCGCGAGCTGCCCGGCATGGCCTTCGACGACCCGGCCGTGGACGCCGCCCTGGAACGGGCCCTGTCCATCCTCAAGAAGAAGACCACCACGGCGGACATCTCCGAGGAGGAGTTCCAGGCCGAGATCCGCTACTTCTTCCAGGAACTGCGCGACGAGCACCCCAAGCTCGACCGCGAGATCGAGGCCCTCTACGAGGAGATCAAGGCCCGGCGCATCGCCATCGCCAGCCACATGCACGCGGGCGACGGCAACTGCCACGTGAACATTCCGGTGAACTCCAACGACGCCGAGATGCTGGCCCAGGCCCATGAGGCCGCCAGGGACGTGTTCGAGAAGGTTCTGGAACTCAACGGCGAGGTCTCCGGCGAACACGGCATCGGCATCACCAAGATCGCCTATCTTTCCGAAGAGAAGATCAAGGCCCTGCGCGCCTACAAGGCCAAGGTGGACCCCCGGAACGTGCTCAACCCGGCCAAGCTCACCGAACGCAAGCTGCCGGGCGAGCCCTACACCTTCTCCTTCAACCGCCTCATCCAGGATCTGGACAAGACCGCGCTCAAGGACAAGGAGCAGCTCATCGCGCTCTTGCGCAACATCCAGACCTGCACCCGTTGCGGCAAGTGCAAGCAGGTCTGCCCCATGTTCCAGCCCCAGCGCGGCCTGCTCTTCCACCCCCGGAACAAGAACATCAGCCTGGGCGCGCTGATGGAGGCCATCTACTACTCCCAGATCCAGCGCGGCGAACCCGATCCGGGCCTGCTGGCCGAACTGCGCCGGATCATGGAGCACTGCACGGCCTGCGGCAAATGCACGGCCGTCTGCCCGATCAAGATCGATTCCGCCGGGGCCGCGCTTCAGATCCGCTCCTTCCTGGAATACAAGGGCCAGGGCGGCCACCCGATCAAGACCAAGGTGCTGACCATGCTGGCCCGCGACCCCTCCGGCCGCCTGCCCAAGGTCGCCAAGGCCCTCTCCCTGGGCCAGACGGCGGCCAACCGGGTTCTGGGTCTCGTGCCCGGGGCCATGCTGCGCGGCATGAAGAGCCCGCTGTTCCAGAGCCAGGGGCCGCACGTGGACTTCACGAGCCTCGCGGACGAACTCAAGCTCGACCAGGGCTTCATCCTCAAGCGGCCGAACGCCGCGCCCGAGGACACGGTGCTCTACTTCCCCGGCTGCGGCGCGGGGCTCTTCTCGCACTCCATCGGCCTGGCCACCCTCTTCCTGCTCCTGCGCTCCGGGGCCAACGTGGTCCTGCCGCCCCGGCACCTCTGCTGCGGCTACCCTCTGCTGGCGGCGGGCTGCCAGGAGGCCTACCAGGCCAACCGCCACCGGACCCTCACCGAGCTTCTGGACGTGCTCGTGGCCACCGGCAAGGCGGGCCTCATGGCCACGACCCTGATCACGGCCTGCGGCACCTGCCGCGAGTCCCTGGAAACCTACGAGTTCGCCCGCGAACTGGCCGCCCCGCCGCGCCACCTGGACGCCATGCAGTATCTCCTGGAACGGCTGCCCGGCCCCTTCCCGGCGGGCGAGGAACTGCTCTACCACGCCGCCTGCCACGCGGAGTGGACCGGCGTGTCCAAGGTCAAGGCCGCCGAATCCTACCGCCAGGCCCTGGCCGGGATGCTCGGCACCCGGGTGTCCCTCTCGCCCGGCTGCTGCGGCGAGTCCGGCATGGGCGCGCTGACCAGCCCGGAGATCTACAACCGGCTGCGCGCGCGCAAGAAGGAGCAGTTGGACAAGGATCTGGAGGGCGCGGACAGGAAACGCCCCATCCTGGTGGGCTGCCCCTCGTGCAAGATCGGCATCCGCCGCTCGCTCATTCAGATGAAGCGCCACAACCCGGTGCTGCACGCCACGGAATACGTGGCCCAGGCCGTGGGCGGGCCCAAGTGGCGGCGCGCGCTCAAGAAGATGCTGGACGGCGCGGAGCGCCGGGGCAAGACCCTCATCGTGGAGTAG
- a CDS encoding methyl-accepting chemotaxis protein, with translation MRLTVSGKLTLGFGSILALLCVSTFVLSQNIQKVRDVAGTIHSESLPFARGAAEMRLATAYVQQAFTNVSATHSSKAYAEAEAQAKIFRDNLAKFKGAFERDQDKARLEDLDLMSKSFETMYIMGRRMADAYVNLGVEAGNSMMEDFEARVSKLIERLKPLGESRFQDVDGQVGRVADDLERSLYVQLILLGVSLVLALGVALLIARSLKRQLGAEPDDVAVLAGRIASGDLEVGGSRSGAATGVHAAILDMAAKLKATFAEVQARQAEAEEKTRQAEQARSEAERAREEALSAKSDGLREAAGRLEDIVDSLSQASEHLSTRVTQVSRGAEVQRERSAETATAMEEMSATVLEVAGNASKVAEEADGARVQAQAGAATVERVKESIAEVQNRSETMKQGLAELGAHAEGIGRIMTTITDIADQTNLLALNAAIEAARAGDAGRGFAVVADEVRKLAEKTMTATKEVGEAVERIQTATRRNISDMDGAMDAVTRSTSLAGEAGAALGLIVGKVELTTDMVRSIAAASEEQSAAGEEINRAVEEVSRISAETAEGMGESSRAVGELADLASRLRGLIGQLRQG, from the coding sequence ATGCGGCTTACGGTATCGGGGAAGCTCACCCTCGGATTCGGTTCCATTCTCGCGCTGCTGTGCGTGAGCACGTTCGTCCTGTCCCAGAACATCCAGAAAGTCCGCGACGTGGCGGGCACCATCCACAGCGAAAGCCTGCCCTTCGCCCGGGGAGCCGCCGAGATGCGGCTGGCCACGGCCTACGTGCAGCAGGCGTTCACCAACGTCTCGGCCACCCATTCCTCCAAGGCCTACGCAGAGGCCGAGGCCCAGGCCAAGATCTTCCGGGACAACCTGGCCAAGTTCAAGGGAGCCTTCGAGCGCGACCAGGACAAGGCCCGCCTGGAAGACCTCGACCTCATGAGCAAATCTTTCGAAACCATGTATATCATGGGCCGCCGCATGGCCGACGCCTACGTCAACCTGGGAGTGGAGGCGGGCAACTCCATGATGGAGGACTTCGAAGCCCGGGTCAGCAAGCTCATCGAACGGCTGAAGCCCTTGGGCGAGTCGCGCTTCCAGGATGTAGACGGCCAGGTGGGCCGGGTGGCCGACGACCTGGAGCGTTCGCTGTACGTCCAACTGATCCTGCTGGGGGTGTCCCTGGTCCTGGCCCTGGGCGTCGCCCTGCTCATCGCCCGTTCCCTGAAGCGCCAGCTCGGCGCGGAGCCGGACGACGTGGCGGTCCTGGCCGGGCGCATCGCCTCCGGAGACCTGGAGGTGGGGGGCTCCCGCTCGGGCGCGGCCACGGGCGTACATGCGGCCATTCTGGACATGGCCGCCAAGCTGAAGGCCACGTTCGCCGAGGTTCAGGCCCGGCAGGCCGAGGCCGAGGAGAAGACGCGGCAGGCCGAGCAGGCCCGGAGCGAGGCCGAGCGCGCCCGCGAGGAAGCCCTCTCGGCCAAGTCCGATGGCCTGCGCGAGGCCGCCGGTCGCCTGGAGGACATCGTGGACAGCCTGTCTCAGGCCAGCGAACACCTCTCCACGCGCGTGACCCAGGTTTCGCGGGGAGCGGAGGTGCAGCGGGAACGCAGCGCCGAGACGGCCACGGCCATGGAGGAGATGAGCGCCACGGTCCTCGAGGTCGCGGGCAACGCCTCCAAGGTCGCGGAGGAGGCCGACGGCGCGCGGGTTCAGGCCCAGGCCGGGGCAGCCACCGTGGAACGGGTCAAGGAGTCCATCGCCGAGGTCCAGAATCGCTCGGAGACCATGAAGCAGGGCCTGGCCGAACTGGGTGCCCACGCCGAGGGCATCGGCCGGATCATGACGACCATCACCGACATCGCGGACCAGACCAACCTGCTGGCGCTCAACGCGGCCATCGAGGCGGCCCGGGCGGGTGACGCCGGCCGCGGTTTCGCCGTGGTGGCCGACGAGGTGCGCAAGTTGGCCGAGAAGACCATGACCGCCACCAAGGAGGTCGGCGAGGCCGTGGAACGCATCCAGACCGCCACCCGACGCAATATCAGCGACATGGACGGGGCCATGGACGCCGTGACCCGGAGCACGTCCCTGGCCGGGGAGGCCGGAGCGGCCCTGGGCCTGATCGTGGGCAAGGTCGAGCTGACCACGGACATGGTGCGCTCCATCGCGGCGGCCAGCGAGGAGCAGTCGGCCGCGGGCGAGGAGATCAACCGGGCGGTGGAGGAGGTCAGCCGCATTTCGGCGGAGACCGCCGAGGGCATGGGCGAATCGTCCCGGGCCGTGGGCGAGTTGGCCGATCTGGCTTCGCGCCTGCGGGGACTCATCGGGCAGCTGCGCCAGGGATAG